In Camelus dromedarius isolate mCamDro1 chromosome 3, mCamDro1.pat, whole genome shotgun sequence, one DNA window encodes the following:
- the TNFAIP8 gene encoding tumor necrosis factor alpha-induced protein 8 isoform X3 has translation MATDVFNSKNLAVQAQKKILGKMVSKSIATTLIDDTSSEVLDELYRVTKEYTQNKKEAEKIIKNLIKTVIKLAILYRNNQFNQDELALMEKFKKKVHQLAMTAVSFHQVDFTFDRNVLSRLLNECRDMLHQIIQRHLTAKSHGRVNNVFDHFSDCDFLAALYNPFGNFKPHLQKLCDGINKMLDEENI, from the coding sequence TGGCCACAGATGTCTTTAATTCCAAAAACCTGGCTGTTCAGGCACAAAAGAAGATCTTGGGTAAAATGGTGTCCAAATCCATCGCTACCACCTTAATCGATGACACCAGCAGCGAAGTGTTGGATGAGCTCTACCGGGTGACCAAGGAGTACACCCAAAacaagaaggaggcagagaagatcATCAAAAACCTCATCAAAACAGTCATCAAGCTGGCCATTCTTTACAGGAATAATCAGTTTAACCAAGACGAGCTCGCACTCATggagaaatttaagaagaaagtGCACCAACTTGCTATGACCGCAGTCAGTTTCCATCAGGTGGATTTCACCTTTGACCGGAACGTGTTGTCCAGGCTGCTAAATGAGTGCCGAGACATGCTGCACCAGATCATCCAGCGTCACCTCACTGCCAAGTCACACGGACGGGTTAATAACGTCTTTGATCACTTTTCAGATTGTGATTTCTTGGCTGCCTTGTATAATCCCTTTGGAAATTTCAAACCCCACTTACAAAAACTGTGTGATGGTATCAACAAAATGTTGGATGAAGAGAACATATGA
- the TNFAIP8 gene encoding tumor necrosis factor alpha-induced protein 8 isoform X2, with product MLKLVATDVFNSKNLAVQAQKKILGKMVSKSIATTLIDDTSSEVLDELYRVTKEYTQNKKEAEKIIKNLIKTVIKLAILYRNNQFNQDELALMEKFKKKVHQLAMTAVSFHQVDFTFDRNVLSRLLNECRDMLHQIIQRHLTAKSHGRVNNVFDHFSDCDFLAALYNPFGNFKPHLQKLCDGINKMLDEENI from the coding sequence TGGCCACAGATGTCTTTAATTCCAAAAACCTGGCTGTTCAGGCACAAAAGAAGATCTTGGGTAAAATGGTGTCCAAATCCATCGCTACCACCTTAATCGATGACACCAGCAGCGAAGTGTTGGATGAGCTCTACCGGGTGACCAAGGAGTACACCCAAAacaagaaggaggcagagaagatcATCAAAAACCTCATCAAAACAGTCATCAAGCTGGCCATTCTTTACAGGAATAATCAGTTTAACCAAGACGAGCTCGCACTCATggagaaatttaagaagaaagtGCACCAACTTGCTATGACCGCAGTCAGTTTCCATCAGGTGGATTTCACCTTTGACCGGAACGTGTTGTCCAGGCTGCTAAATGAGTGCCGAGACATGCTGCACCAGATCATCCAGCGTCACCTCACTGCCAAGTCACACGGACGGGTTAATAACGTCTTTGATCACTTTTCAGATTGTGATTTCTTGGCTGCCTTGTATAATCCCTTTGGAAATTTCAAACCCCACTTACAAAAACTGTGTGATGGTATCAACAAAATGTTGGATGAAGAGAACATATGA
- the TNFAIP8 gene encoding tumor necrosis factor alpha-induced protein 8 isoform X4, whose translation MVSKSIATTLIDDTSSEVLDELYRVTKEYTQNKKEAEKIIKNLIKTVIKLAILYRNNQFNQDELALMEKFKKKVHQLAMTAVSFHQVDFTFDRNVLSRLLNECRDMLHQIIQRHLTAKSHGRVNNVFDHFSDCDFLAALYNPFGNFKPHLQKLCDGINKMLDEENI comes from the coding sequence ATGGTGTCCAAATCCATCGCTACCACCTTAATCGATGACACCAGCAGCGAAGTGTTGGATGAGCTCTACCGGGTGACCAAGGAGTACACCCAAAacaagaaggaggcagagaagatcATCAAAAACCTCATCAAAACAGTCATCAAGCTGGCCATTCTTTACAGGAATAATCAGTTTAACCAAGACGAGCTCGCACTCATggagaaatttaagaagaaagtGCACCAACTTGCTATGACCGCAGTCAGTTTCCATCAGGTGGATTTCACCTTTGACCGGAACGTGTTGTCCAGGCTGCTAAATGAGTGCCGAGACATGCTGCACCAGATCATCCAGCGTCACCTCACTGCCAAGTCACACGGACGGGTTAATAACGTCTTTGATCACTTTTCAGATTGTGATTTCTTGGCTGCCTTGTATAATCCCTTTGGAAATTTCAAACCCCACTTACAAAAACTGTGTGATGGTATCAACAAAATGTTGGATGAAGAGAACATATGA